The Solanum lycopersicum chromosome 8, SLM_r2.1 DNA segment AAGTCCCATATTACGTAAATGTGTAATCTTGTGTAAGTAAATTTTTACTATAGAAACACTAACACGAAACAATAACCATACGAATTAGAAATAATCTCCCTACCACGTGAACAAAACGTTCTTACTTGTAACAAACACGTTTTATGTCTTAACTCTCATCCacattcaattaacatcaaCTATAAACTAGGATAACTTCCCTCACTTTGCTACTGGCActaactaataattttttatatatataacaactCTCTTTTAGTACTCTTAGTGCAAAATGAGTGAAAATAGCACATAAGATCTCATGGAGTAGTAGTAATATAAACTATGGAGAAGAAATTAGTGAACAAAAAAATACGATGAATAATTTTAGAAGGGAAAAATTGGAGAGTCAAAAACACTCGTACAATCTACGTACTAGTTCCAATCGATTAATGTTAGAGAATAATCGATCAACAAGTGATCATGTAGATGTTGAGAAATcggaatattatttttttggtcatGATGTTAAGGAGAAACAACATTGTtcaagagaagaagaagaagatctagCGAATTGTTTAGTTATGTTATCGAACAAATCTTATGATTTGTGCGATAACAATAACAAGGAGGCCAAAAACAAGGCTAAAGAAGTGGAAAAGGGAATGTTTCAATGTAAAGGatgtaataaaatttttagttCTCACCAAGCTTTAGGGGGACATAGAGCGAGTCATAAGAAAGTTAAAGGGTGTTATGCTGCAAAACTCAATGACAATATTAAAGATGATGACGACAACAAcaacgatgatgatgataatgacaTTAATCATGAAGACTCAATGATCTCTCCTAGTGATTTGATTTTGCATCAAGAATATAACGATTTTCAATCTCAATCTCCAACATCATCAAACTCATTTTCAAGAAAGAGATCAAGGGTTCATCAATACTTGATTTGCCATAGAGTCTTTTCATCTGGACAAGCCTTGGGCGGACACAAAAGGTGTCATTGGCTAACATCGAGTTTGCCAGAGACTACCTTTATACCTGCTTTTCAAGAATTTCAATATCACAACCAAGAACAATTACTATACAACAAGCCTTTATTTATCAACTCTCATCGACCACTAGACCTAAATTTTCCAATACAACTAGGCAATCCAATTGAAGTGGGCTTGAAACTACACAATGATACATTTGAACATGAAGGCCCAAGAAGCCAACTCCAACTATGGAAAGACGATattaatcaaaatcaaaatcataactACAAAGATTTTTTGTGTAGGGATGAAAATAGGAAAGTCAAAGAAGCAAAATTGAGTAACCTAAAAGATGTGAATTTGGATAAATGCTCTTCTTGGTTACAAGTAGGAATTGGTCCAACTCCTGATATTTTAGCAACCCTATAAAGATAGAAATGAAATgctaatcaaatatttatacctttcgtttcaatttatacaaaaaatattatgggATGTTACAAcgtttgaatattttaataatactaA contains these protein-coding regions:
- the LOC101251211 gene encoding zinc finger protein AZF1-like, with product MNNFRREKLESQKHSYNLRTSSNRLMLENNRSTSDHVDVEKSEYYFFGHDVKEKQHCSREEEEDLANCLVMLSNKSYDLCDNNNKEAKNKAKEVEKGMFQCKGCNKIFSSHQALGGHRASHKKVKGCYAAKLNDNIKDDDDNNNDDDDNDINHEDSMISPSDLILHQEYNDFQSQSPTSSNSFSRKRSRVHQYLICHRVFSSGQALGGHKRCHWLTSSLPETTFIPAFQEFQYHNQEQLLYNKPLFINSHRPLDLNFPIQLGNPIEVGLKLHNDTFEHEGPRSQLQLWKDDINQNQNHNYKDFLCRDENRKVKEAKLSNLKDVNLDKCSSWLQVGIGPTPDILATL